A genomic region of Alistipes megaguti contains the following coding sequences:
- a CDS encoding glycoside hydrolase family protein, with product MGIRAILFTAFFAIACFGSIPLRAENPVKEKQDRFSLAVECIKRFEGWHGEKRHWPYVGYGHKVLPGERLTNDITKEQGDSILRADLRKLCRMFSYLGRDSLIAAVLSYNVGAYRLKGYGKMPKSKLLKKLEAGDRNIYKEYVSFRCYKGKVVPSIERRRKVEYMLLFEE from the coding sequence ATGGGAATAAGAGCAATATTGTTTACGGCGTTTTTCGCCATAGCCTGCTTCGGGAGCATACCGTTGCGGGCGGAGAATCCGGTAAAGGAGAAACAGGACAGGTTCAGCCTTGCGGTCGAGTGCATCAAGCGGTTCGAGGGCTGGCATGGAGAAAAAAGACACTGGCCTTATGTCGGGTACGGGCATAAGGTCCTTCCTGGGGAAAGGCTGACCAATGACATTACAAAAGAACAGGGTGATTCAATTCTGAGAGCGGATTTACGCAAGCTGTGCCGTATGTTCAGTTATCTGGGACGTGATTCGTTGATCGCCGCTGTTTTGAGCTATAATGTGGGGGCATACCGTCTGAAAGGTTACGGCAAAATGCCCAAAAGCAAATTGTTGAAGAAATTGGAGGCTGGTGACAGGAATATCTATAAGGAGTATGTTTCCTTCCGCTGCTATAAAGGCAAGGTAGTGCCGAGCATTGAACGGAGAAGGAAGGTGGAATATATGCTGCTTTTTGAAGAGTAA
- a CDS encoding DUF3872 domain-containing protein: protein MKPNMNRKGLYALVCALMGLTFGMLTSCSDDLDVQQSYPFTVETMPVPTRIVKGETVEIRCELKREGRFSDARYTIRYFQPDGEGKLRMDDGMVLLPNDRYPLDREVFRLYYTSECEDQQSIDIYFEDNSEPAQLFQLTFDFNNETEDEDTVVTSGGKELPVVIVSQ, encoded by the coding sequence ATGAAACCTAATATGAACAGAAAAGGGCTGTATGCCCTTGTATGTGCCCTGATGGGCCTGACCTTTGGTATGCTGACCTCGTGCAGCGATGACCTTGACGTGCAGCAGTCCTATCCCTTTACGGTGGAGACGATGCCGGTTCCCACACGTATTGTGAAGGGTGAAACCGTGGAAATCCGCTGTGAACTGAAACGTGAAGGACGGTTCTCTGATGCCCGATATACCATCCGTTATTTCCAGCCGGACGGTGAAGGCAAGCTGCGCATGGACGACGGGATGGTGTTGCTGCCCAACGACCGTTATCCCCTGGACAGGGAGGTGTTCCGCCTTTATTACACCTCGGAGTGTGAGGACCAGCAGAGTATCGACATCTATTTTGAGGACAACAGCGAGCCGGCACAGCTTTTTCAGCTGACCTTCGATTTCAACAATGAGACGGAGGACGAGGATACCGTGGTTACTTCCGGCGGCAAGGAATTGCCTGTCGTTATCGTATCACAATGA
- a CDS encoding toprim domain-containing protein, producing the protein MDIEMIRGIPIEEFLSRLGHEPVRRHGDECWYLSPCREERTPSFHVNTRKGVWHDFGTGHGGDIFTLAGELSGSDGFMAQARFIAGVYGGTIPEYAGQKKGNKGIRAEKRKEASRFEEVVRSPLYCNVLLGYLKGRGIPAEIARAECEEVRFRLYGKRYFAVGFRNMSGGYELRTRFMKWCLPPKDISLIRNGSLTCNLFEGFIDFLSWKVLGISRGEDYLVLNSVALLERSFPFLDNYGKIRCYLDNDDAGKRTLAVLRKRYGDRIDDCSDLYAGCKDLNEYLESNFPPEQ; encoded by the coding sequence ATGGATATAGAGATGATCAGAGGCATTCCCATTGAGGAATTCCTGTCCCGTCTGGGACATGAGCCGGTCAGACGGCACGGCGACGAATGCTGGTATCTCTCCCCGTGCCGTGAGGAAAGGACACCTTCGTTCCATGTGAACACCCGCAAGGGTGTATGGCACGACTTCGGTACCGGGCATGGAGGTGACATCTTCACCCTTGCGGGAGAACTTTCAGGAAGTGACGGCTTCATGGCACAGGCAAGGTTTATCGCCGGAGTATATGGAGGCACAATACCTGAATATGCCGGACAGAAAAAAGGGAATAAAGGTATCAGGGCAGAAAAGCGGAAAGAGGCTTCCCGCTTTGAGGAAGTGGTACGGAGTCCCTTGTACTGCAATGTCCTGCTCGGTTATCTGAAGGGACGCGGCATTCCTGCCGAAATTGCCCGTGCAGAGTGCGAGGAAGTACGGTTCCGGCTGTACGGCAAGCGGTATTTTGCCGTCGGCTTCAGGAATATGAGCGGAGGCTATGAGCTGCGGACCAGATTCATGAAATGGTGTCTGCCGCCCAAGGACATTTCCCTCATCCGTAACGGCTCGCTTACCTGTAACCTTTTTGAGGGCTTTATCGACTTTCTTTCATGGAAGGTACTCGGTATCAGCCGCGGTGAGGATTATCTGGTCCTCAATTCGGTGGCCCTGCTTGAACGTTCGTTCCCTTTTCTGGACAATTACGGGAAGATCCGGTGCTACCTGGACAATGACGATGCCGGAAAAAGGACACTGGCCGTCCTCCGGAAACGCTACGGTGACAGGATTGACGACTGTTCCGACCTGTATGCCGGATGCAAGGACCTGAACGAATACCTGGAAAGTAATTTTCCGCCTGAACAGTAA
- a CDS encoding conjugal transfer protein TraO, producing the protein MKKYLFLFAVCVSLALSSGQAYAQRYLPGMKGVELRGGFAGSLQSPVDWYTGFAVSGYTKRANHWVAGVEYLLKNYGYRGTSVPRAQFTAEGGYYLKFLSDPAKIFFLSVGGSALVGYETLNWGEKVLYDGSMLSHRDAFVYGGALTLELESYVTDRIVLLAHVRERVLWGSSLGKFTTQFGLGVRFIIN; encoded by the coding sequence ATGAAGAAGTATCTGTTTCTTTTTGCCGTATGCGTATCGCTTGCCCTGTCATCGGGGCAGGCATACGCCCAGCGTTACCTTCCCGGAATGAAGGGTGTGGAACTCAGGGGAGGCTTTGCCGGAAGCCTGCAATCTCCGGTTGACTGGTACACGGGGTTTGCCGTATCGGGCTATACGAAAAGGGCCAACCATTGGGTGGCTGGCGTGGAATACCTGCTGAAGAACTACGGCTATCGCGGGACTTCCGTTCCACGGGCCCAGTTTACGGCCGAGGGCGGTTATTACCTGAAGTTCCTGTCCGACCCGGCGAAGATATTCTTCCTCTCTGTCGGCGGTTCCGCCCTGGTGGGATATGAGACGTTGAACTGGGGAGAAAAGGTTCTGTATGACGGTTCCATGCTTTCCCACCGCGATGCCTTCGTCTATGGCGGAGCTCTGACGCTGGAGCTGGAAAGCTATGTGACGGACCGTATCGTGCTGCTTGCCCATGTGCGTGAACGTGTGCTATGGGGAAGTTCGCTGGGAAAGTTCACGACACAGTTCGGGCTTGGAGTCCGTTTCATCATCAATTAG
- the traN gene encoding conjugative transposon protein TraN: MKKILLMLALAGGVASAHAQSADTTAVNDLTLKADIYPQQEDGDLYHGLSRKLTFDRMIPPYGLEVTYDKTTHIIFPSAVRYVDLGSPNLIAGKADGSENVIRVKATRKNFREETNMSVITESGSFYTFNVKYADEPLLLNIEMADFIHDGSEVNRPNNALDIYLKELGSESPKLVHLIAKAIHKDNRRHIKHIGSKAFGIQYLLRGLYTHNGLLYFHTQVKNTSNVPYEVDFVTFKIVDKKVLKRTAIQEQVIFPLRAYNYATAVAGKKDERTVFVFDKFTIPADKMLVVEMHEKSGGRHQSFTVESEDIVRARVINELKVK, translated from the coding sequence ATGAAAAAGATTCTTTTGATGCTTGCCCTCGCAGGCGGCGTTGCAAGTGCACATGCACAGTCGGCTGATACCACGGCCGTAAATGATTTGACCCTGAAAGCGGATATCTATCCGCAGCAGGAGGACGGCGACCTCTATCACGGGCTGTCCAGAAAGCTCACCTTTGACCGGATGATTCCGCCATACGGGCTGGAAGTGACGTATGACAAGACAACCCATATCATCTTTCCCTCGGCTGTCCGTTACGTGGATCTCGGTTCTCCGAATCTGATTGCGGGCAAGGCGGACGGTTCTGAGAACGTCATCCGTGTCAAGGCTACGAGAAAGAATTTCCGTGAGGAGACCAACATGTCGGTGATTACCGAAAGCGGAAGTTTCTACACCTTCAATGTCAAGTATGCCGACGAGCCCCTGCTGCTCAACATCGAGATGGCCGATTTCATTCATGACGGCAGCGAGGTGAACCGCCCGAACAATGCCCTTGACATCTACCTGAAGGAACTCGGCAGCGAGTCGCCCAAGCTGGTACATCTTATTGCCAAGGCCATCCACAAGGATAACAGACGCCACATCAAGCATATCGGAAGCAAGGCGTTCGGCATCCAGTACCTGCTGCGAGGGCTCTATACCCACAACGGGCTGCTCTATTTCCATACCCAGGTGAAGAACACGTCGAACGTGCCTTATGAGGTGGATTTCGTGACGTTCAAGATTGTGGACAAGAAAGTCCTCAAGCGCACGGCCATCCAGGAGCAGGTGATATTTCCGCTGCGTGCCTACAACTATGCCACGGCTGTTGCCGGAAAGAAGGACGAGCGTACCGTCTTTGTCTTTGACAAGTTCACCATTCCCGCCGACAAGATGCTGGTGGTGGAGATGCACGAGAAGAGCGGAGGCCGTCACCAGAGCTTCACCGTGGAGAGTGAAGATATCGTGAGAGCGAGGGTGATCAATGAACTTAAAGTGAAATGA
- the traM gene encoding conjugative transposon protein TraM, with the protein MSTDAEKLKQKQKIRKYLVFTGMFLLFLGCMWLIFAPTEKDRQEAEKKTGFNAELPDPRGTGIEADKMAAYEQADMVRRQEEKKRTLADFSALADGHRQENVPEIETAQEIGSENESRAYRSVGNGRTGAFASSASAYNDINATLGSFYESPEEDPEKEALKAEVEQLRQAAATQTAGPSYEEQVALLEKSYELAAKYMPSGGSTGTAESQETENPSRERKAKAVPVGLVSSPVVSSLPQPLADSVQFARLFSGADAGFHTAVGSAGTQRTKNTIRACVHGDQTVISGQSVRLRLLEAMRVGRYVLPRNTLLTGEGRIQGERLGIEILQVEYDGNVIPVELTVLDSDGQDRIFIPGSTEANAVREVAANMGQNLGTTISITNQSAGDQLLSELGRGAIQGVSQYISKKMREEKVHLKSGYELMLYQNNNQ; encoded by the coding sequence ATGAGTACGGATGCAGAAAAATTGAAACAGAAGCAGAAAATCAGGAAATATCTGGTTTTCACCGGCATGTTCCTGCTGTTCCTCGGGTGTATGTGGCTGATTTTCGCCCCGACCGAGAAAGACAGGCAAGAGGCGGAAAAGAAAACGGGCTTCAATGCCGAACTTCCCGACCCGAGGGGTACGGGTATCGAGGCGGACAAGATGGCTGCCTATGAGCAGGCGGACATGGTTCGCCGGCAGGAGGAGAAGAAGCGTACGCTGGCCGACTTCTCCGCCCTAGCCGACGGACACAGACAGGAGAATGTCCCGGAAATAGAAACGGCACAGGAAATTGGAAGTGAAAATGAAAGCCGTGCGTACCGTTCCGTAGGAAACGGCAGGACGGGTGCCTTCGCCTCTTCCGCCTCGGCCTACAACGACATCAACGCCACGCTTGGCAGCTTTTACGAGAGTCCGGAGGAAGACCCGGAGAAGGAGGCGCTGAAAGCAGAGGTGGAACAGCTCCGCCAGGCTGCCGCAACGCAGACGGCCGGACCGAGCTACGAAGAACAGGTGGCCCTGCTGGAGAAGTCCTATGAGCTTGCCGCCAAATATATGCCTTCGGGCGGCAGCACGGGAACAGCGGAGAGTCAGGAGACGGAAAACCCCTCAAGGGAGAGGAAGGCGAAAGCCGTTCCCGTCGGGTTGGTTTCCTCTCCGGTCGTGTCGTCCCTTCCTCAGCCTCTTGCCGATTCGGTGCAGTTCGCGAGACTGTTTTCCGGTGCGGATGCCGGCTTCCATACGGCTGTGGGTAGTGCCGGGACACAGAGGACGAAAAATACCATACGGGCCTGCGTGCATGGCGACCAGACCGTCATCAGCGGACAAAGCGTGCGTCTCAGGCTGCTGGAGGCCATGCGTGTGGGAAGATATGTGCTGCCACGCAATACCCTGCTGACCGGTGAGGGACGTATCCAGGGCGAACGGCTTGGCATTGAAATCCTGCAGGTCGAATATGACGGCAATGTCATTCCCGTGGAACTGACCGTGCTGGACAGCGACGGACAGGACAGGATATTCATTCCCGGCTCGACGGAAGCAAATGCGGTCAGGGAAGTGGCCGCCAACATGGGACAGAATCTCGGCACGACCATCTCCATCACCAACCAGTCGGCAGGCGACCAGCTCCTCTCCGAGCTTGGACGGGGGGCCATACAGGGCGTGTCGCAGTACATTTCCAAGAAGATGCGCGAGGAGAAGGTGCATCTCAAATCAGGCTACGAACTGATGCTTTATCAGAACAACAATCAATAA
- a CDS encoding TraL conjugative transposon family protein, which yields MRKMYVKIKDFIGGRLRGLCDRLTPRQRAIAVIVMASLFALVNFYMIFRAVYDIGREDIRQDVIRITPLEVPDFVPADTLSDVKIREMEEFFNQFNR from the coding sequence ATGAGAAAGATGTATGTAAAAATCAAGGATTTTATCGGGGGCAGGCTGCGCGGCCTTTGTGACAGGCTCACACCCCGTCAGAGGGCAATCGCCGTCATCGTGATGGCTTCCCTTTTCGCGCTGGTCAATTTCTACATGATTTTCCGGGCGGTTTATGACATCGGGCGGGAGGACATTCGGCAGGACGTCATCAGGATTACTCCGCTTGAGGTTCCCGACTTTGTGCCGGCGGATACCCTTTCCGACGTGAAAATCCGTGAGATGGAAGAGTTTTTTAACCAGTTCAACAGGTAA
- the traK gene encoding conjugative transposon protein TraK, which produces MEFKSLKNIETSFRHLRLFGIVYLGVCTLLVGYSVWKAYSFAEAQRQKIYVLDEGKSLMLALSQDLEQNRPVEAREHVRRFHELFFTLAPDKSAIEGNVQRAMFLSDRSAYSHYGDLAEQGYYNRIISGNVSQRIEIDSVKCDFNTYPYDVMTYARLFIIREKSVTERSLVTHGRLRNSTRSDNNPHGFILEGFRVLENRDIRMYDR; this is translated from the coding sequence ATGGAATTCAAATCATTGAAAAATATCGAGACCAGCTTCCGGCATCTGCGCCTGTTCGGAATCGTCTATCTGGGTGTCTGCACCCTGCTTGTGGGCTATTCCGTGTGGAAGGCATACAGTTTTGCCGAAGCCCAGCGCCAGAAGATCTATGTGCTGGATGAGGGGAAGTCGCTCATGCTCGCCCTCTCGCAGGACCTGGAGCAGAACCGTCCCGTAGAGGCAAGGGAACATGTCAGACGTTTCCATGAGCTGTTCTTCACGCTGGCCCCTGACAAGAGTGCCATCGAGGGGAACGTGCAGCGTGCCATGTTCCTGAGTGACCGTTCTGCCTATTCCCATTACGGAGATCTGGCCGAACAGGGTTATTACAATAGAATAATTTCGGGCAATGTCAGCCAGCGTATCGAGATAGACAGCGTGAAATGCGACTTCAACACCTATCCGTATGATGTCATGACATACGCACGCCTTTTCATCATCCGTGAGAAGAGCGTGACGGAACGCAGCCTTGTCACGCATGGCAGGTTGCGGAATTCCACCCGCAGTGACAACAATCCGCACGGGTTCATCCTGGAAGGGTTCCGCGTGTTGGAGAACAGGGATATCAGAATGTATGACAGATAA
- the traJ gene encoding conjugative transposon protein TraJ — MVLLAVNFDNLHQILQSLYTDMMPLCSQMTGVAKGLAGLGALFYVAYRVWQSLARAEPIDVFPLLRPFALGICIMFFPTIVLGTLNSILSPVVTGTHRILETQTFDMNEYRQQKDKLEIEAMRRNPETAYLVDKEAFDNKLDELGALDAIEACGMYVDRAMYNMKKSVQNFFRELLELMFNAAALVVDTLRTFFLIVLSILGPISFAISCWDGFQASLSQWFVRYISIYLWLPVSDLFSSVLARIQTLMLQRDIEQLSDPNFIPDSSNAVYITFLIIGIIGYFTIPTVANWIVQAGGGAGNYGKNVNQAASKTGSIVGGAAGATVGNVAGRLIK, encoded by the coding sequence ATGGTATTGTTGGCTGTGAATTTTGACAATCTGCACCAGATCCTGCAAAGTCTGTACACGGACATGATGCCGCTCTGTTCGCAGATGACCGGCGTGGCCAAGGGCCTTGCCGGATTGGGAGCCCTCTTTTATGTGGCGTATCGTGTCTGGCAGTCACTGGCCAGGGCCGAACCTATTGACGTGTTCCCTTTGCTGCGTCCGTTTGCTCTGGGTATCTGCATCATGTTTTTTCCGACCATCGTGCTGGGTACGCTCAACAGCATTTTGTCACCCGTCGTGACCGGAACGCACAGGATTCTGGAGACGCAGACCTTTGACATGAATGAGTATCGGCAGCAGAAGGACAAGCTGGAGATTGAGGCGATGCGGAGGAATCCCGAGACGGCCTACCTGGTGGACAAGGAGGCTTTTGACAACAAACTGGATGAACTGGGAGCTCTGGACGCTATCGAGGCTTGCGGTATGTATGTGGACCGTGCCATGTACAACATGAAGAAGTCCGTGCAGAATTTTTTCCGTGAGCTGCTGGAACTGATGTTCAATGCGGCCGCGCTTGTGGTGGACACGCTAAGGACATTCTTTCTGATTGTCCTTTCCATTCTCGGACCGATTTCCTTTGCCATTTCGTGCTGGGACGGCTTTCAGGCCTCGCTGAGCCAATGGTTTGTCCGCTATATCAGCATCTATCTGTGGCTGCCCGTCTCTGATCTTTTCAGCAGCGTGCTGGCACGCATACAGACCCTGATGCTTCAGAGGGACATCGAGCAGCTGTCCGACCCCAACTTCATTCCGGACAGTTCCAATGCCGTGTACATCACGTTCCTGATTATCGGCATCATCGGGTATTTCACGATTCCGACCGTGGCCAACTGGATTGTTCAGGCCGGTGGAGGTGCAGGAAATTACGGCAAGAACGTGAATCAGGCTGCTTCCAAGACAGGCTCCATTGTGGGCGGTGCCGCAGGTGCTACTGTAGGAAATGTGGCCGGAAGACTAATCAAGTAA
- a CDS encoding DUF4141 domain-containing protein produces MKKRILTALCCICLLSAGRAHAQWVVTDPGNLAQGIINAAKNIVHTSSTASNMVKNFQETVKIYQQGKEYYDGLRKVKNLVRDARKVQQTILMVGDITEIYVTSYERMLSDPYFTPEELSAIALGYTKLLEESANLLTDLKTVVNENGLSMNDKERMDIIDRCYTDMLQYRSLVQYYTNKNIGVSYLRAKKQNDLDRVMALYGSPNERYW; encoded by the coding sequence ATGAAGAAAAGAATTCTGACAGCCTTATGCTGTATCTGCCTCCTTTCTGCAGGCAGGGCACACGCCCAATGGGTAGTGACCGACCCCGGGAATCTTGCCCAGGGCATCATCAATGCCGCCAAGAACATCGTCCACACGTCCTCGACGGCAAGCAACATGGTCAAGAATTTCCAAGAAACGGTAAAGATTTACCAGCAGGGCAAGGAGTATTATGATGGCCTTAGGAAGGTCAAGAATCTGGTACGCGATGCCCGCAAGGTGCAGCAGACCATCCTGATGGTCGGCGACATCACGGAAATCTATGTGACCAGTTATGAGCGTATGCTCAGTGACCCTTATTTCACCCCTGAGGAACTGAGTGCCATCGCCCTCGGCTACACGAAGCTGCTGGAGGAGAGTGCCAATCTGCTGACGGACCTGAAGACGGTGGTCAACGAGAACGGCCTTTCGATGAACGACAAGGAACGTATGGACATCATCGACCGCTGTTATACCGACATGCTGCAATACCGCAGTCTGGTGCAGTACTATACCAACAAGAACATCGGCGTGTCGTACCTGCGTGCCAAGAAACAGAATGATCTTGACCGTGTGATGGCTTTGTACGGTTCACCCAACGAACGCTACTGGTAA
- a CDS encoding TraG family conjugative transposon ATPase, whose product MRNVMKAATLESRFPLMAVEHGCIISKDADITVAYRVELPEVFTLTRAEYEALHSTWAKAVRVLPNYSIVHKQDIFIEESYRPDICRDDLSFLSRSFERHFNERPYLNHTCYLFLTKTTKEHSRTTSSFNALTRGFIIPKEMQDKDTVARFLECCGQFERIVNDSGLLRMVRLTDEEITGTETSAGIIEKYFSLSQENTTSLQDITLGAGEMKVGDNLLCLHTLSETEDLPSSVGTDSRYERLSTDRSDCRLSFAAPIGILLTCNHIVNQYLFIDDSAENLRKFEQTARNMHSLSRYSRSNQINREWIEEYLNEAHSKGLTSIRAHCNVFAWSDDREKLKRIKNDVGSQIALMEAKPRHNTVDVPTLFWAAIPGNAGDFPSEECFYTFIEQALCLFIGETSYKDSLSPFGIRMVDRLTGKPVHLDISDLPMKNGTITNRNKFILGPSGSGKSFFTNHMVRQYYEQGAHVLLVDTGNSYQGLCSLIHARTHGEDGIYFTYEESDPIAFNPFYVEDGVFDIEKKESIKTLILTLWKRDDEPPTRAEEVALSNAVNLFLEKIRTDSTVVPSFNTFYEFIRDEYQEILKTKRTREKDFDVWGFLNVLEPYYKGGEYDFLLNSDRQLDLLGKRFIVFELDNIRDNKVLLPIVTIIIMETFISKMRKLKGIRKMILIEECWKALASANMSNYIRYLFKTVRKFFGEAVVVTQEVEDIISSPIVKGTIINNSDCKILLDQRKYVNKFDEIQSLLGLTDKERAQILSINMANSPSRKYKEVWIGLGGTQSAVYATEVSPEEYCTYTTEETEKLEVMRLTRKLGGNIELAIKQLAESKRKK is encoded by the coding sequence ATGAGAAATGTAATGAAAGCCGCCACGCTGGAAAGCCGGTTTCCGCTGATGGCCGTCGAGCACGGGTGTATCATCAGCAAGGATGCCGACATCACCGTGGCCTACAGGGTGGAGCTGCCGGAAGTGTTTACGCTGACACGCGCCGAGTACGAGGCCCTCCATTCCACATGGGCGAAGGCAGTCCGGGTTCTGCCGAACTACAGCATTGTCCACAAGCAGGACATCTTCATTGAGGAGAGCTACAGACCTGATATCTGCCGGGATGACCTGAGTTTCCTCAGCCGCAGCTTTGAAAGACATTTCAACGAGCGGCCGTACCTGAACCATACCTGCTATCTGTTCCTGACAAAGACCACGAAGGAACACAGCCGCACGACAAGCAGCTTCAATGCCCTCACGCGCGGGTTCATCATCCCCAAGGAGATGCAGGACAAGGATACCGTCGCACGCTTTCTGGAATGCTGCGGGCAGTTCGAGCGTATCGTGAACGACAGCGGTCTGCTCCGCATGGTCAGGCTGACGGACGAAGAGATTACCGGTACGGAAACCTCCGCGGGCATTATCGAAAAGTATTTTTCGCTTTCGCAGGAAAATACGACCAGCCTGCAGGACATCACTCTCGGAGCCGGGGAAATGAAGGTCGGCGACAACCTGCTCTGCCTGCATACCCTCTCCGAAACGGAAGACCTGCCGTCATCCGTGGGTACGGACAGCCGTTATGAACGGCTGTCCACGGACCGCAGCGACTGCCGCCTGTCCTTTGCCGCACCGATAGGGATACTGCTCACGTGCAACCATATCGTGAACCAGTATCTCTTCATAGACGATTCGGCGGAGAACCTGAGGAAATTCGAGCAGACCGCCCGCAACATGCACTCGCTGTCCCGTTACAGCCGTTCCAACCAGATCAACCGTGAATGGATTGAGGAGTACCTGAACGAGGCGCACAGCAAGGGACTCACTTCCATCCGTGCGCACTGCAATGTCTTTGCATGGAGCGACGACCGCGAGAAGCTGAAGCGTATCAAGAATGATGTGGGCAGCCAGATTGCCCTGATGGAGGCCAAGCCCCGTCATAACACGGTCGATGTGCCGACGCTTTTCTGGGCGGCCATTCCCGGCAATGCCGGTGATTTCCCGTCAGAGGAGTGTTTCTACACCTTCATCGAGCAGGCCCTGTGCCTGTTCATCGGGGAAACGTCCTACAAGGATTCGCTTTCACCGTTCGGCATCCGCATGGTGGACCGTTTGACCGGGAAGCCAGTCCATCTGGACATTTCCGACCTGCCGATGAAGAACGGTACGATTACCAACCGCAACAAGTTCATCCTCGGACCGTCGGGCAGCGGAAAGTCATTCTTCACCAACCACATGGTGCGCCAGTATTACGAACAGGGAGCGCATGTGCTGCTGGTGGACACGGGAAATTCCTATCAGGGACTGTGCAGCCTTATCCATGCCCGCACGCATGGCGAGGACGGCATCTATTTCACCTATGAGGAGAGCGATCCGATTGCCTTCAATCCTTTCTACGTGGAGGACGGTGTGTTTGACATCGAAAAGAAAGAGTCCATCAAGACGCTTATCCTTACCCTGTGGAAACGTGATGACGAGCCGCCGACACGTGCCGAGGAGGTGGCGCTCTCCAACGCGGTCAATCTCTTTCTGGAGAAGATACGCACGGACAGTACCGTGGTTCCGTCCTTCAATACCTTCTATGAGTTCATCCGCGACGAGTATCAGGAAATTCTGAAGACCAAGCGTACACGGGAGAAGGATTTTGACGTGTGGGGATTCCTGAATGTGCTGGAACCTTATTACAAGGGTGGCGAGTATGACTTCCTGTTGAATTCCGACAGACAGCTTGATTTGCTTGGCAAACGGTTTATTGTTTTCGAGCTGGACAATATCCGTGACAACAAGGTGCTGCTTCCGATTGTCACCATCATCATCATGGAAACTTTCATCAGCAAGATGCGAAAGCTGAAAGGCATCCGAAAGATGATACTCATTGAGGAATGTTGGAAGGCATTGGCATCCGCCAATATGAGCAACTATATCCGCTACCTTTTCAAGACCGTCCGAAAGTTTTTCGGGGAGGCTGTTGTCGTTACCCAGGAGGTGGAAGACATCATTTCGTCACCCATCGTCAAGGGAACCATCATCAACAACAGCGACTGCAAGATTTTGTTGGACCAGAGGAAGTATGTCAACAAGTTCGATGAAATCCAGTCCCTGCTGGGCCTGACCGACAAGGAACGTGCTCAGATTCTCTCCATCAACATGGCCAACAGCCCGTCCCGCAAGTACAAGGAAGTGTGGATAGGTCTCGGCGGAACACAGTCGGCGGTCTATGCCACCGAGGTCTCGCCGGAAGAGTACTGCACCTACACGACCGAGGAGACGGAAAAGCTTGAAGTAATGCGGCTTACCCGGAAGCTGGGTGGCAATATCGAGCTGGCAATCAAGCAGCTGGCCGAGAGCAAGAGGAAAAAGTGA
- a CDS encoding DUF4133 domain-containing protein translates to MAEYPINKGIGRSPEFKGLKSQYLFIFAGGLLALFVLFVIMYMAGIDQWVCIGFGVICASVLVWVTFRLNAKYGEWGLMKLQALRRHPRYIISRKGFLRLICPTPKKRNV, encoded by the coding sequence ATGGCGGAGTATCCTATCAACAAGGGAATCGGCCGCAGCCCTGAGTTCAAGGGGCTGAAAAGCCAGTACCTGTTCATCTTCGCCGGCGGACTGCTCGCCCTGTTCGTCCTGTTTGTCATCATGTACATGGCAGGCATCGACCAGTGGGTATGTATCGGTTTCGGTGTCATCTGCGCCTCGGTGCTTGTCTGGGTGACTTTCCGCCTGAACGCGAAATACGGTGAATGGGGACTGATGAAATTGCAGGCGCTGCGCCGCCATCCCCGCTACATCATCAGCCGGAAGGGTTTCCTCCGGTTGATTTGTCCAACCCCGAAAAAACGTAATGTATGA
- a CDS encoding DUF4134 domain-containing protein — MKKRFFFAAMMLLATTGAFAQGNGIGGITEATNMVTSYFDPGTKLIYAIGAVVGLIGGVKVYSKFSSGDPDTSKTAASWFGACIFLIVAATILRSFFL, encoded by the coding sequence ATGAAAAAAAGATTCTTTTTTGCAGCCATGATGCTGCTTGCAACGACAGGGGCTTTCGCCCAGGGTAACGGTATCGGCGGTATCACTGAAGCCACTAACATGGTCACTTCCTATTTCGATCCGGGAACCAAACTGATTTATGCCATCGGAGCCGTGGTCGGCCTTATCGGAGGCGTGAAGGTCTATTCCAAGTTCTCCTCGGGAGATCCCGACACCTCCAAGACGGCAGCCAGTTGGTTCGGCGCCTGCATCTTTTTAATCGTAGCCGCCACAATCTTACGTTCATTCTTCCTCTGA